Proteins encoded by one window of Bacillota bacterium LX-D:
- a CDS encoding YnfA family protein — protein MLDAGILFILAGLAEIGGGYLVWLWLRESKPIWFGVLGALILVLYGVIPTMQKFPSFGRVYAAYGGIFIILSVLWGWLIDRKTPDIYDWIGAIICIIGVSVMLWVPRQ, from the coding sequence ATGCTGGATGCAGGCATTCTTTTTATACTGGCTGGATTAGCTGAAATTGGCGGTGGCTACTTAGTATGGCTTTGGTTAAGGGAAAGTAAACCTATTTGGTTCGGAGTGTTAGGTGCACTAATACTTGTCCTTTATGGAGTTATTCCAACTATGCAGAAGTTCCCCAGCTTTGGTAGAGTTTACGCCGCTTACGGAGGAATTTTTATAATTTTATCGGTGCTGTGGGGATGGTTAATTGACCGAAAGACACCGGATATTTATGATTGGATTGGGGCTATAATTTGTATTATAGGTGTTTCAGTAATGCTCTGGGTACCGCGGCAGTAA